The following are encoded in a window of Qipengyuania soli genomic DNA:
- a CDS encoding MotA/TolQ/ExbB proton channel family protein — protein MTFEILAAAADAAPQSSFGFLEAMEQGGIIAWSILTVLVIMSVGSFYILFTKLFEQRKVVAQYKGVRTNFWKANSLREGATKLEKNSAWRQLVDDAVTAEDQHAKMTDKLEAHDWMHGSLARSEDTINSKLASGLPFLATVGATAPFVGLLGTVIGIYRALINIGIAGSASIDKVAGPVGEALIMTAIGLLVAVPAVFAYNWLQGRNKRIQEMLSAFSTDLLAYINSNGSVKPAVMTAPSTQQAAKAAATAPAAKK, from the coding sequence ATGACCTTTGAAATTCTTGCAGCTGCCGCGGATGCGGCTCCGCAGAGCTCCTTCGGTTTCCTCGAAGCCATGGAACAGGGCGGTATTATCGCCTGGTCGATCCTCACCGTTCTCGTGATCATGTCGGTCGGCTCGTTCTACATCCTCTTCACCAAGCTGTTCGAGCAGCGCAAGGTGGTGGCGCAGTACAAGGGCGTTCGCACCAACTTCTGGAAGGCTAACAGCCTTCGCGAAGGCGCCACCAAGCTCGAAAAGAACAGCGCATGGCGCCAGCTCGTCGACGACGCGGTGACCGCTGAAGACCAGCACGCCAAGATGACCGACAAGCTCGAGGCGCACGACTGGATGCACGGCTCGCTCGCGCGTTCGGAAGACACCATCAACTCGAAGCTGGCCAGCGGCCTGCCGTTCCTGGCCACCGTCGGTGCAACCGCACCGTTCGTCGGCCTGCTCGGTACGGTTATCGGTATCTACCGCGCCCTGATCAACATCGGCATCGCCGGTTCGGCCTCGATCGACAAGGTCGCGGGTCCGGTCGGTGAAGCACTGATCATGACCGCCATCGGTCTGCTCGTCGCGGTTCCGGCCGTTTTCGCCTACAACTGGCTGCAGGGCCGCAACAAGCGCATCCAGGAAATGCTGAGCGCTTTCTCGACCGATCTGCTCGCCTACATCAACTCGAACGGTTCGGTTAAGCCGGCCGTGATGACCGCGCCGTCGACCCAGCAGGCCGCCAAGGCTGCTGCTACGGCCCCGGCCGCGAAGAAGTAA
- a CDS encoding J domain-containing protein, translating into MTRLIAIAVLVSVACRWIFGKWPWEYLSTPDTRSQALFKARKLLGVSAAADAREIREAHRRMTAMIHPDRGGTNAAMQELNAARDLLVENLPYETPEQN; encoded by the coding sequence ATGACCCGCCTTATAGCCATTGCCGTGCTGGTATCGGTCGCATGCCGCTGGATCTTCGGCAAATGGCCGTGGGAATACCTCTCCACACCCGACACCCGCTCGCAGGCGCTGTTCAAGGCCCGCAAGCTGCTCGGGGTGAGCGCCGCTGCGGATGCGCGTGAAATTCGCGAGGCGCACCGTCGCATGACCGCAATGATTCATCCCGACAGGGGCGGCACCAACGCCGCGATGCAGGAACTCAACGCAGCCCGCGATCTGCTGGTCGAGAACCTGCCGTACGAGACACCGGAGCAGAATTGA
- the glpX gene encoding class II fructose-bisphosphatase — translation MNSPAENPLDRILVLEMVRVTEAAAVAASKLIGRGDEKAADAAAVEAMRKAFDTLYMDGTVVIGEGERDEAPMLYIGEKVGGAPGKGPKIDIALDPLEGTTITAKAGPNALAVLAAAEEGCLLNAPDTYMDKIAVGPGYPEGIIDLAKTPTENVKAVAAAKGVEPSDIIVCVLDRPRHADLIAELRGLGCGVVLIGDGDVAGVIAVTDEDTTIDMYMGQGGAPEGVLAAAALRCVGGQFNGRLVFRNEDEKARARKWGITDFDRIYTRDDLVKGDCIFAATGVTSGSLLDGVKYLRDGRMTTESVVMRASSGTVRWIRGEHRPK, via the coding sequence ATGAACTCGCCGGCCGAAAACCCGCTCGATCGCATCCTCGTCCTCGAAATGGTCCGTGTGACCGAGGCAGCTGCAGTCGCTGCGTCGAAGCTCATCGGGCGCGGCGATGAAAAGGCGGCAGATGCCGCCGCGGTCGAGGCGATGCGCAAGGCCTTCGACACGCTTTACATGGACGGAACAGTCGTCATCGGCGAGGGCGAGCGCGACGAGGCTCCGATGCTTTATATCGGCGAGAAAGTCGGTGGCGCACCGGGCAAGGGGCCCAAGATCGACATCGCGCTCGATCCGCTCGAAGGTACTACCATCACCGCCAAGGCGGGGCCCAATGCGCTCGCGGTGCTAGCTGCTGCCGAAGAGGGCTGCCTGCTCAACGCGCCCGACACCTACATGGACAAGATCGCGGTCGGACCCGGCTATCCCGAGGGCATCATCGACCTCGCCAAGACGCCGACCGAGAATGTTAAGGCGGTCGCTGCGGCCAAAGGCGTCGAACCGTCGGACATCATCGTCTGCGTGCTCGACCGGCCACGTCATGCAGACCTGATCGCCGAGCTGCGCGGCCTCGGCTGCGGTGTCGTGCTGATCGGTGACGGGGACGTCGCGGGAGTCATCGCGGTGACCGACGAGGACACCACCATCGACATGTACATGGGCCAGGGCGGCGCGCCCGAGGGCGTGCTGGCGGCGGCCGCGTTGCGTTGTGTCGGCGGGCAATTCAACGGACGCCTCGTTTTCCGCAACGAGGATGAGAAGGCCCGTGCACGCAAGTGGGGCATCACCGATTTCGACCGCATCTACACGCGTGACGACCTTGTGAAGGGCGACTGCATCTTCGCTGCTACGGGCGTGACCTCGGGTTCGCTGCTCGACGGCGTGAAGTACCTGCGCGATGGCCGCATGACGACCGAAAGCGTGGTGATGCGCGCCAGCTCGGGCACCGTGCGCTGGATCCGGGGCGAACATCGCCCGAAGTGA
- a CDS encoding ExbD/TolR family protein, which translates to MAGIFAIAAALVLLTYGITPHVLTVALPLPGPHEAGPLSPPVNRLILRENGALLWNGEPVSDRDLALILDQHAQIEPRPVLLFTPDAKASYARVLEVLGMVRSKDLVDRCFRFSEISRYRHYDRPATFDTPAPAPARSESCSPLLKLD; encoded by the coding sequence TTGGCCGGCATTTTCGCCATTGCCGCAGCCCTGGTTCTCCTGACCTACGGCATCACACCGCACGTGCTGACTGTCGCTTTGCCCCTGCCCGGGCCCCATGAAGCAGGCCCCCTATCTCCTCCCGTAAACCGGCTGATTCTCAGGGAAAACGGGGCCCTTCTCTGGAACGGCGAGCCTGTTTCGGATCGCGACCTTGCCCTCATCCTCGACCAGCACGCCCAAATCGAGCCGCGGCCCGTCCTTCTGTTCACTCCGGATGCCAAGGCATCCTACGCGCGGGTTCTCGAGGTTCTCGGTATGGTGCGTTCGAAGGACCTGGTCGATCGATGCTTCAGGTTTTCGGAAATCTCGCGATACCGCCACTATGACCGGCCTGCGACCTTCGATACCCCTGCCCCTGCCCCTGCCCGTAGCGAAAGCTGCTCGCCACTGCTGAAGCTGGATTGA
- a CDS encoding ExbD/TolR family protein: MPYTHRRCATTYRPMSELNITPLIDVMLVLLIMFIMVIPIATHSLLIPLPNGPGRFEILEVNTVHIDVSDRVFWNGLELDRQELLNQLASAAKNTDQPLVRFEPDARASYDKSAKTIALIKDSGVRRFAFIGNERYRNFDAE, translated from the coding sequence GTGCCCTACACCCACCGCCGCTGTGCCACCACGTACCGTCCGATGTCGGAATTGAACATCACGCCTTTGATAGACGTCATGCTGGTACTGCTCATCATGTTCATCATGGTCATCCCGATCGCGACCCACTCCCTGCTCATTCCCCTTCCTAATGGTCCGGGCCGCTTTGAAATCCTGGAGGTCAACACGGTCCACATCGATGTAAGCGACCGGGTTTTCTGGAATGGTCTAGAGCTAGATCGCCAGGAGCTGTTGAACCAGTTGGCCAGTGCGGCGAAGAATACCGACCAGCCTCTCGTGCGCTTCGAGCCTGACGCTCGGGCCAGCTACGACAAATCAGCCAAGACGATCGCCCTCATCAAGGATTCCGGCGTGCGAAGGTTCGCGTTCATCGGCAACGAACGATACCGGAATTTTGATGCCGAATAG
- a CDS encoding TonB family protein, giving the protein MSGNRVVAIIIVALIHIALGYALITGLAYEAATKMIERVTTIDIEEPPPPEPEDEPPPPEPDNAPPPPVAPPPPINIAPAPPPIRTQTTIPPPAPVAVRIPAPAPPAPPPPPAVDKARGATPKGQAGWARRIQQNYPRKAEREGTEGSVGVSVVVTPDGRVGSCTVTRSSGSSDLDSAACDGMTRYARFNPALDSAGNGIPDQYSTTIVYQLN; this is encoded by the coding sequence ATGAGCGGCAATCGCGTTGTCGCGATCATCATTGTTGCCCTCATCCATATCGCTCTCGGTTACGCGCTTATCACGGGTCTCGCCTACGAGGCGGCGACCAAGATGATCGAGCGAGTGACCACGATCGATATCGAGGAGCCGCCGCCGCCCGAGCCGGAGGACGAACCTCCGCCGCCCGAACCCGACAATGCGCCGCCGCCGCCGGTGGCACCGCCGCCGCCGATCAATATCGCGCCGGCGCCGCCGCCGATCCGCACGCAGACCACGATTCCGCCGCCGGCACCGGTTGCGGTCCGTATCCCTGCACCTGCGCCGCCGGCACCGCCGCCGCCGCCCGCAGTGGACAAGGCTCGTGGTGCGACCCCCAAGGGTCAGGCAGGCTGGGCCCGCCGCATCCAGCAGAACTATCCTCGCAAGGCCGAACGTGAAGGCACCGAGGGTTCTGTGGGCGTTTCCGTCGTGGTCACCCCCGACGGTCGCGTCGGCAGCTGCACCGTGACGCGTTCGAGCGGCTCGAGCGATCTCGACTCCGCGGCTTGCGATGGCATGACTCGTTATGCCCGTTTCAACCCCGCGCTGGACTCGGCTGGTAACGGTATTCCCGACCAGTATTCGACCACCATCGTTTACCAGCTCAACTAG
- a CDS encoding homoserine dehydrogenase: protein MAEPLRIALAGLGTVGTGVIRLLETNRDMVERRAGRAIEVVAINARDRSKDRGIDLTPYAWVDDMQAMAERADVDVVVELVGGSDGPALSLARAALDAGKGLVTANKAMVAHHGMELAELAAIKGAPFAFEAAVAGGIPVVKGLREGTAANALTRIYGILNGTCNYILSEMERTGADFDAMLKAAQEQGYAEADPTFDIEGIDAAHKLAILAAIGFGTRIDFAGVRTSGITEVRSTDIAQADALGYVVRLVGVANLDEGDDGTCRLMQRVRPCLVPFRHPLAAVTGPTNAVVAEGDFAGRLLFQGAGAGDRPTASAVVADLIDIARGLAGAPFSVPVAQLETLDPGDPGERVGRDYIRFTVADRPGVLAEITAAMRDAGVSIESLIQRGRDEDGGEVQVAMVTHEGPERCVTQALALLDGSPSLTAPPLVMPILKD from the coding sequence ATGGCTGAACCGCTACGCATCGCCCTAGCCGGGCTCGGAACCGTAGGGACAGGCGTGATCCGCCTGCTCGAGACCAATCGCGACATGGTCGAGCGGCGTGCCGGCCGGGCGATCGAAGTCGTCGCGATCAATGCCCGCGACCGCAGTAAGGACCGCGGTATCGACCTTACACCCTATGCCTGGGTCGATGACATGCAGGCCATGGCCGAACGGGCTGATGTCGATGTCGTCGTCGAACTGGTCGGGGGTTCCGATGGTCCGGCTCTGAGTCTAGCCCGTGCTGCGCTCGATGCGGGCAAGGGTCTGGTGACCGCCAACAAGGCGATGGTCGCACATCACGGAATGGAGCTTGCCGAGCTCGCGGCAATCAAAGGTGCGCCATTTGCATTCGAAGCAGCGGTCGCGGGCGGCATTCCTGTGGTGAAGGGCCTGCGCGAAGGCACGGCCGCCAACGCGCTCACCAGAATTTACGGCATCCTCAACGGCACCTGCAATTACATCCTCTCCGAAATGGAGCGCACCGGTGCCGACTTCGATGCCATGTTGAAAGCGGCGCAGGAGCAGGGTTATGCCGAAGCCGATCCGACCTTCGACATCGAGGGGATCGACGCGGCACACAAGCTCGCCATCTTGGCCGCGATCGGCTTCGGCACGCGGATCGATTTCGCTGGCGTGCGCACCAGTGGCATCACTGAAGTGCGGTCGACCGATATCGCGCAGGCGGACGCACTGGGGTATGTCGTGCGCCTGGTCGGGGTGGCCAATCTCGATGAGGGTGACGACGGCACTTGCCGTCTCATGCAGCGTGTGCGCCCGTGCCTCGTCCCGTTCCGCCATCCGCTTGCCGCCGTCACGGGCCCGACCAATGCGGTCGTGGCCGAAGGAGATTTCGCAGGGCGCTTGTTGTTTCAAGGCGCCGGAGCAGGCGACCGGCCTACCGCGAGTGCGGTGGTCGCCGATCTCATCGACATCGCCCGCGGCCTCGCTGGCGCACCGTTCTCTGTGCCGGTAGCGCAACTTGAGACGCTCGACCCGGGCGATCCCGGCGAGCGCGTGGGACGCGACTACATCCGCTTCACCGTTGCGGATCGCCCCGGTGTGCTGGCCGAGATCACCGCCGCCATGCGCGATGCCGGGGTGTCGATCGAGAGCCTCATCCAGCGTGGCCGCGACGAGGATGGCGGTGAAGTGCAGGTCGCGATGGTGACGCACGAGGGTCCCGAGCGCTGTGTCACCCAGGCACTGGCCTTGCTCGACGGCTCGCCTAGCCTGACGGCTCCGCCTCTGGTGATGCCGATTCTGAAGGACTGA
- the pgmG gene encoding phosphoglucomutase/phosphomannomutase PgmG, with protein MTHTFHPTVLREYDIRGIIGETLGPDDARAIGRGFGTMLGEAGGKRVAVGYDGRVSSPMLEHALVEGLTASGMDVVRVGMGPTPMLYYAEASAEDVDGGIQITGSHNPANYNGFKMVFQGRPFFGADIQELGRRGAAGEWADGNGSVEDRDVMDAYVAKMLSALDGIEPAVLSSMRIGWDAGNGAAGPALEKLTAALPGEHHLLYTEVDGNFPNHHPDPTVEANLEDLRALVSAKSLDFGVAFDGDGDRIGAIDGQGRVIWGDQLLMIYAEDLLKRRSGGTIIADVKASRALFDHVAKCGGTPLMWKTGHSLIKSKMKEVSSPLAGEMSGHVFFADEYYGFDDALYAGVRLIAAAARLGQSVTELRGAMPAMVNTPELRFQVDEERKFAAIGEIAARIAASDAVADTTDGVRVTTDDGWWLLRASNTQDVLVARAESESQAGLDRLVAQIDEQLALSGLERGPQAGH; from the coding sequence ATGACTCACACCTTCCACCCCACCGTGCTTCGCGAATACGACATTCGCGGGATCATCGGCGAGACGCTGGGCCCCGACGATGCCCGCGCGATCGGTCGCGGCTTCGGGACGATGCTGGGCGAGGCAGGGGGCAAGCGCGTCGCGGTAGGTTACGACGGGCGCGTGTCCTCGCCGATGCTCGAGCACGCACTGGTCGAGGGGCTGACCGCTTCGGGGATGGACGTCGTGCGCGTCGGCATGGGGCCGACGCCGATGCTTTACTATGCCGAAGCCTCAGCCGAGGACGTGGATGGCGGCATCCAGATAACCGGCAGCCACAACCCCGCCAATTACAACGGCTTCAAGATGGTGTTTCAGGGCCGACCGTTTTTCGGCGCCGACATCCAGGAACTTGGTCGTCGCGGCGCGGCGGGCGAGTGGGCGGACGGAAATGGCAGCGTCGAGGACCGCGATGTCATGGACGCCTATGTCGCCAAGATGCTGTCCGCGCTCGACGGGATCGAGCCTGCGGTCCTGTCCTCCATGCGGATCGGCTGGGACGCGGGCAATGGCGCGGCGGGCCCCGCGCTCGAGAAGCTCACCGCGGCGCTGCCCGGCGAGCACCACCTTCTCTACACTGAAGTCGACGGCAATTTTCCCAATCATCATCCCGATCCTACTGTCGAGGCAAACCTTGAGGATTTGCGTGCGCTCGTCTCCGCAAAGTCCCTCGATTTCGGTGTGGCCTTCGACGGGGACGGCGACCGGATCGGTGCGATCGACGGCCAGGGGCGGGTGATCTGGGGCGACCAGCTGCTGATGATTTATGCCGAGGACCTGCTGAAACGACGCAGCGGCGGCACGATCATCGCCGACGTGAAGGCGAGCCGCGCCCTGTTCGACCACGTCGCGAAATGCGGCGGCACCCCGCTGATGTGGAAGACAGGCCACTCGCTAATTAAGTCCAAAATGAAGGAAGTTTCCTCACCTTTGGCGGGGGAAATGAGCGGCCACGTCTTCTTTGCCGACGAATACTACGGTTTCGACGACGCGCTTTACGCCGGCGTTCGCCTGATTGCGGCGGCTGCGCGGCTGGGCCAGAGCGTCACCGAACTGCGCGGCGCCATGCCGGCCATGGTCAACACACCCGAGCTGCGCTTCCAGGTCGACGAGGAGCGCAAGTTCGCCGCCATCGGAGAAATCGCAGCCCGGATTGCTGCGAGCGATGCGGTTGCGGACACTACCGACGGTGTCCGCGTGACCACCGACGATGGCTGGTGGCTTCTGCGCGCCTCGAACACGCAAGACGTTCTCGTCGCCCGCGCCGAGAGCGAGAGCCAGGCAGGCCTCGATCGCCTCGTCGCCCAGATCGACGAACAATTGGCGCTGAGTGGGCTCGAGCGCGGACCGCAGGCGGGACACTGA
- a CDS encoding division plane positioning ATPase MipZ: MTAAPHRIVFANEKGGTGKSTTAVHVAVALAFRGARVVAFDLDHRQQTMCRYFENRADTMKRRGIDLPTVECHVVEGMDEAGFEAFIADKAAGADFVVIDTPGRDDPLARHAATTSDTLVTPMNDSFVDFDLIGQVEGESFKVKKLSFYAELIWEARLKRSRASIEQNRRQMDWVVVRNRTGHTEARNMARIEQALNEMAKRVGFRIARGLSERVIYRELFPSGLTLLDKGQLGDLGTSHLVARQELRGLVKGLRLPGDTAVQPE, from the coding sequence ATGACCGCCGCTCCCCACCGTATCGTCTTCGCCAACGAAAAGGGCGGTACGGGCAAGTCCACCACTGCAGTGCATGTTGCCGTTGCGCTCGCATTTCGCGGCGCACGAGTGGTGGCGTTCGACCTCGATCACCGCCAGCAAACCATGTGCCGCTATTTCGAGAACCGCGCGGACACAATGAAGCGCCGCGGCATCGACCTGCCCACGGTGGAATGTCACGTGGTCGAGGGAATGGACGAAGCTGGTTTCGAGGCATTCATCGCCGACAAGGCGGCCGGAGCGGATTTCGTGGTCATCGATACGCCTGGTCGTGACGACCCCCTCGCGCGCCATGCTGCGACGACATCTGACACTCTGGTGACCCCGATGAACGACAGCTTCGTCGACTTCGATCTCATCGGCCAGGTCGAGGGCGAGAGTTTCAAGGTCAAGAAACTGTCCTTCTATGCCGAGCTCATCTGGGAAGCGCGCCTCAAGCGCAGCCGCGCGAGTATCGAGCAGAACCGGCGCCAGATGGACTGGGTGGTCGTTCGCAACCGCACCGGCCACACAGAAGCGCGTAACATGGCACGTATCGAACAGGCGTTGAACGAGATGGCCAAGCGCGTGGGTTTCCGCATCGCCAGGGGATTGTCGGAGCGTGTGATCTACCGCGAGCTCTTCCCCTCGGGCCTGACCTTGCTCGACAAGGGGCAGCTGGGCGACCTCGGCACCAGCCACCTCGTCGCGCGACAGGAGTTGCGCGGGCTCGTCAAAGGCTTACGACTGCCCGGAGACACTGCCGTCCAGCCGGAGTAA
- a CDS encoding ExbD/TolR family protein, with amino-acid sequence MAISTGGGEGTPMSDINTTPLVDVMLVLLIIFLIAVPVAIQTIEKLEIPVFESVESKDKVENLLLTVSTTDEAGRSAGEPGFTGASRSGQCRVYFNNISAVSSEELYDQAFERLDAIVQRAGGPEAIMEDPDKIPQVHIRGDVNAPWSCVAGAIYNVQAAGYPTVGFISNPVDPNG; translated from the coding sequence ATGGCGATTTCGACAGGAGGAGGAGAAGGTACTCCGATGTCGGACATCAACACCACGCCCCTGGTGGACGTGATGCTGGTGCTTCTGATCATCTTCCTCATCGCGGTTCCGGTCGCGATCCAGACCATCGAAAAGCTGGAAATCCCGGTCTTCGAATCGGTCGAATCGAAGGACAAGGTGGAGAATCTCCTCCTGACCGTCAGCACGACCGATGAAGCCGGTCGCAGTGCGGGTGAGCCCGGCTTTACCGGAGCTTCGCGCAGTGGCCAGTGCAGGGTCTACTTCAACAACATCTCGGCAGTCTCTTCCGAAGAGCTTTATGACCAGGCGTTCGAACGTCTGGACGCGATCGTCCAGCGCGCTGGCGGTCCTGAAGCTATCATGGAAGACCCGGACAAGATCCCGCAGGTACACATTCGCGGTGACGTGAATGCCCCGTGGTCCTGTGTTGCCGGTGCGATCTACAACGTCCAGGCGGCGGGCTACCCCACCGTCGGGTTTATCTCGAACCCGGTCGACCCCAACGGTTGA
- a CDS encoding ExbD/TolR family protein: protein MAMSGGKDDGAPMMEMNMTPLIDVLLVLLIMFIITIPVATHSVDIDLPQPNPTPPDVIVEPEKNKLVLTVDNQILWNGNAIDLGQLRTLLAESTQMAVEPELQFEPEALASYDLAAKVLQVIKASGVTKFGFVGNERYRTFGKAG, encoded by the coding sequence ATGGCAATGTCAGGCGGCAAGGATGATGGCGCGCCGATGATGGAAATGAACATGACGCCGTTGATCGACGTCCTGCTCGTTCTCCTCATCATGTTCATCATCACCATTCCGGTGGCAACCCACTCGGTCGACATCGACCTGCCCCAGCCGAACCCGACCCCGCCCGACGTGATCGTCGAGCCGGAGAAGAACAAGCTGGTGCTTACGGTCGACAACCAGATCCTCTGGAACGGCAATGCCATCGATCTCGGCCAGCTGCGCACGCTTCTGGCAGAATCGACCCAGATGGCTGTCGAACCCGAACTGCAGTTCGAACCGGAAGCTCTCGCCAGCTATGATCTCGCGGCAAAGGTGCTGCAGGTGATCAAGGCCAGCGGCGTGACCAAGTTCGGCTTCGTCGGCAACGAGCGTTACCGCACTTTCGGCAAGGCTGGCTAA
- a CDS encoding ligase-associated DNA damage response DEXH box helicase — MEPERIPQEIAAWFSGRGWRVRRHQEEMLAASDAGRHALLVADTGAGKTLAGFLPTLADFAPSRLESRAPPEGLHTLYVSPLKALAHDVQRNLLTPVEEMGLPIRIETRSGDTPSDRKKRQRERPPHILLTTPESLSLLLSYPESFELFRGLKRIVIDEVHAFATGKRGDLLALALSRLQAIAPDMRRAALSATVASPESFREWLAPWGDIDAVELVEGEQGAPAEVEILLPDEERVPWGGHAATWAIPQLYDQIRKNRTTLIFTNTRFLAEYIFQNLWDVNEDNLPIGVHHGSLSKEARRKVEGAMARGELRALVATASLDLGVDWGDIDLVVQMGAPKGSSRLLQRIGRANHRLDQPSRAMLVPGNRFEFLEATAAKDAVDQGQRDGEDFRPGGLDVLAQHVMACACAGPFQEEELLAEVRASLAYSWVDKEVWGRVLEFVATGGYALRAYDKFKRIVRDGKGVWRLSHPEQAARHRLNAGIIIDSEMLDVRINAGRGRGGRSLGKVEERFAASLSPGDTFAFAGMSLEVIKVQDMEVVVKAAKASAMIPSYGGQRMPLTTHLADRVRFMLVDRAGWGRFPDDVREWLEVQDWRSQMPGPGQLLVESFPHAKRFYSVYYTFEGWNANQSLGMLITRRMEDRGLMPGGFVANDYSLAVWGLKPVKDPAPLLSPDILQDEFVEWVQNSHLLRRAFREVAVIGGLVERQHPGKRKTGKQVTFSTDLIYDVLRKYEPDHVLLEAAWADARTRMTDVGRLGDLLDRAAEQLVHVELDRVSPLAVPVMVMIGREATPQGSVDDELLLEAESLAGAAMRVDEVDVILD, encoded by the coding sequence ATGGAGCCAGAGCGCATACCACAGGAAATTGCTGCCTGGTTTTCCGGGCGCGGCTGGCGAGTCCGGCGCCATCAGGAAGAAATGCTCGCGGCGAGTGATGCCGGTCGCCACGCCCTGCTGGTGGCGGACACCGGCGCAGGCAAGACGCTGGCGGGATTCCTTCCCACGCTGGCGGACTTCGCACCTTCACGGCTCGAAAGCCGTGCTCCTCCAGAAGGTTTGCACACACTTTACGTCTCACCCCTCAAGGCTCTGGCGCATGACGTCCAGCGTAACCTCCTCACCCCGGTCGAGGAGATGGGTCTGCCGATCCGCATCGAAACGCGCAGCGGCGACACGCCCTCGGACCGCAAGAAGCGCCAGCGCGAGCGGCCGCCGCACATTCTGCTGACCACACCGGAAAGCCTCTCGCTGCTCCTGTCCTATCCCGAGAGCTTCGAGTTGTTTCGTGGATTGAAGCGCATCGTCATCGACGAGGTTCACGCCTTTGCTACGGGCAAGCGCGGCGACTTGCTGGCACTGGCACTCTCTCGCCTGCAGGCTATCGCTCCTGACATGCGGCGCGCCGCGCTCTCCGCGACTGTCGCGAGCCCAGAGAGTTTTCGCGAATGGCTGGCACCGTGGGGCGACATAGATGCGGTCGAACTGGTCGAGGGCGAGCAGGGCGCGCCGGCAGAGGTCGAGATACTCCTGCCGGACGAAGAGCGAGTCCCTTGGGGCGGGCATGCCGCGACCTGGGCGATTCCACAACTTTACGACCAGATCCGAAAGAACCGCACGACCCTGATCTTCACCAACACGCGCTTTCTGGCCGAGTACATCTTCCAGAACCTGTGGGATGTGAACGAGGACAATCTGCCCATCGGCGTCCACCACGGCTCACTCTCCAAGGAAGCTCGCCGCAAGGTCGAAGGAGCGATGGCGCGTGGCGAATTGCGCGCACTCGTGGCGACCGCCAGCCTCGATCTTGGCGTCGACTGGGGTGATATCGATCTGGTCGTGCAGATGGGCGCGCCCAAGGGTTCCTCACGCCTGCTCCAGCGGATCGGCCGCGCCAACCACCGGCTCGATCAGCCCAGCCGCGCCATGCTGGTTCCGGGCAATCGCTTCGAATTCCTTGAGGCGACGGCGGCCAAGGATGCTGTCGACCAAGGTCAGCGCGACGGGGAGGATTTCCGCCCCGGCGGGCTCGATGTCCTGGCACAGCACGTCATGGCCTGTGCCTGTGCCGGTCCATTCCAGGAGGAGGAACTGCTTGCAGAGGTGCGCGCCAGCCTTGCTTATTCCTGGGTCGACAAGGAGGTCTGGGGTCGCGTCCTCGAATTCGTGGCGACAGGGGGCTATGCCCTGCGTGCCTACGACAAGTTCAAGCGCATCGTGCGTGACGGCAAGGGTGTGTGGCGCCTTTCGCATCCGGAGCAGGCAGCAAGGCACCGGCTCAATGCAGGGATCATCATCGATTCCGAGATGCTCGACGTGCGCATCAATGCAGGTCGCGGAAGAGGTGGGAGAAGCCTCGGGAAGGTAGAGGAGCGCTTCGCTGCCTCGCTCAGTCCCGGCGATACTTTCGCCTTTGCCGGCATGAGTCTCGAGGTCATCAAGGTGCAGGATATGGAAGTGGTCGTGAAGGCCGCCAAGGCCAGCGCCATGATCCCGAGTTACGGCGGGCAGCGTATGCCGCTGACTACCCATCTTGCTGACCGCGTACGCTTTATGCTTGTCGATCGCGCTGGCTGGGGCAGATTTCCCGACGACGTCCGCGAATGGCTGGAAGTCCAGGACTGGCGTTCGCAGATGCCCGGGCCGGGCCAGCTGCTCGTCGAAAGCTTCCCCCACGCCAAGCGGTTCTACAGCGTCTACTATACTTTCGAAGGCTGGAACGCGAACCAGAGCCTCGGAATGCTGATCACGCGTCGTATGGAGGACCGGGGTCTGATGCCGGGCGGTTTCGTCGCCAATGACTACTCGCTGGCCGTATGGGGATTGAAGCCGGTAAAGGATCCCGCCCCGCTCTTGTCGCCGGACATTTTGCAGGATGAGTTCGTTGAGTGGGTGCAGAATTCGCACCTGCTGCGGCGCGCCTTCCGCGAGGTGGCAGTGATCGGCGGGCTGGTCGAGCGCCAGCACCCTGGCAAGCGCAAGACGGGGAAGCAGGTCACCTTCTCGACCGACCTCATCTACGACGTTCTGCGCAAGTATGAACCAGACCATGTCCTGCTCGAGGCTGCCTGGGCGGACGCGCGGACGCGGATGACCGATGTGGGACGGTTGGGCGACCTCCTCGACCGGGCGGCCGAGCAGCTGGTCCATGTCGAGTTGGATCGCGTCAGTCCGTTGGCCGTGCCGGTCATGGTAATGATCGGACGCGAGGCGACGCCGCAAGGCTCGGTCGACGATGAATTGCTGCTAGAAGCGGAGAGTCTGGCGGGGGCTGCGATGCGCGTGGACGAGGTTGACGTAATTCTAGACTAA